A section of the Rhizobium sp. Pop5 genome encodes:
- a CDS encoding FtsX-like permease family protein, which produces MSFFELMRRNAWRKRLRAVLLMFSVGVAFLIYGLTASFMAGSQGAAGASDSLLGVFNRAGRGLPLPLAYLSRIAAEGDVAAVAYTTRMRGFVETEKNVVAVSATDPGMIAAANGEALGLTPELIAALEEGGDRVLVGRALAQAQGWAVGQRIAVASQLMKADGSRTWSFTIAGIFEGADAGTDTYFMIGRYDAINAARARDKDTVDAFVVRPRDGVSSGELAARIDALFANSAAQTRTQSEKQFLEAFLRQYADVGLIVGLVVAAAFVTILMISVNTMLFAVRERRFEIGVMKVLGFSSGRIVALILGETLFIFAVGGAGGLILAKLATLLIGPEFGLVFGAAVLVKSAAIIGGLGLLTGLLPAFTAMRLPIVHAFRAR; this is translated from the coding sequence ATGAGTTTTTTCGAGCTCATGCGCCGCAATGCCTGGCGCAAGCGGCTGCGCGCCGTGCTGCTGATGTTTTCGGTCGGCGTCGCCTTTCTGATCTACGGGCTGACGGCGAGCTTCATGGCCGGCAGCCAAGGGGCGGCGGGCGCAAGCGACAGCTTGCTCGGCGTCTTCAACAGAGCGGGCCGGGGGCTGCCGCTGCCGCTTGCCTATCTCAGCCGGATCGCCGCCGAGGGCGATGTCGCCGCTGTCGCCTATACCACGCGCATGCGCGGCTTCGTCGAGACCGAGAAGAATGTGGTTGCCGTCAGCGCCACCGATCCCGGGATGATTGCCGCCGCCAATGGCGAGGCGCTGGGGCTGACGCCGGAGCTGATCGCGGCGCTCGAAGAGGGCGGCGACCGGGTGCTGGTCGGCCGGGCGTTGGCGCAGGCGCAGGGCTGGGCGGTGGGCCAGCGTATCGCCGTCGCCAGCCAGCTGATGAAGGCGGACGGCAGCCGGACCTGGAGCTTCACGATCGCCGGGATTTTCGAAGGCGCCGATGCCGGCACCGATACCTATTTCATGATTGGGCGGTACGATGCGATCAATGCCGCGCGCGCCCGCGACAAGGATACGGTCGATGCCTTCGTGGTGCGCCCGCGTGACGGTGTCTCATCGGGCGAACTCGCGGCGCGGATCGATGCGCTGTTTGCCAATTCGGCTGCGCAGACCCGGACGCAATCGGAAAAGCAGTTCCTCGAAGCTTTTCTCCGGCAATATGCCGATGTCGGCCTGATCGTCGGCCTCGTCGTTGCCGCCGCCTTCGTGACCATCCTGATGATATCGGTGAACACAATGCTGTTTGCCGTGAGGGAGCGCCGCTTCGAAATCGGCGTCATGAAGGTGCTTGGCTTTAGCAGCGGGAGGATCGTGGCGCTCATCCTCGGCGAGACGCTGTTCATCTTCGCCGTCGGCGGCGCGGGCGGGCTCATCCTCGCCAAGCTTGCGACGCTGCTGATCGGGCCGGAGTTCGGCCTCGTCTTCGGCGCGGCCGTGCTCGTGAAATCCGCCGCCATCATCGGCGGGCTCGGGCTGCTGACGGGGCTTCTGCCCGCTTTCACAGCCATGCGCCTGCCCATCGTCCATGCTTTCAGAGCGAGATAA
- a CDS encoding efflux RND transporter periplasmic adaptor subunit translates to MPGRAEGGVKHTGGKSSRGESATPSSIAIEDRLKHVRGRDFPGGGHAGGMNTTSEHERDIAAKLRSLSIEPAAFKRKPPERRARRWGRPQMLALAAAASVAVALVYWADMPARIEAAFARLVGDDAAISAGEAATAGGALPDDGAAAASTRSTTPLIPGAAAPSREITGSGYVVAPGIATVFSKYEGRIVGVEVEAGDRVVAGQVLVRLDDAGARFARRGAEISGRAAALALEAREIALAQARSSRERAERLAGRDAMPAEALEAAKTAFDAADNAAEQARQDLEKARLDIDKARERVEALTVRAPISGTVTRLDAHAGDTVLSREDSVRENESLLVIADMAGLVIDADVAEANMALLRPGLEGEAVLDGFPERPFAVEVAKIAPVISREKGTVTLRLRLTLPPSGMRPAMAARIRLVVGEDHPPASFEAPAVGLRTSG, encoded by the coding sequence ATGCCCGGCAGGGCAGAGGGGGGTGTCAAGCACACCGGCGGAAAATCCAGCCGGGGCGAGTCCGCCACTCCGTCCTCAATCGCGATCGAGGACCGCCTGAAACATGTTCGAGGTCGCGATTTTCCGGGCGGCGGCCATGCTGGCGGCATGAACACGACATCGGAACATGAACGAGACATTGCCGCCAAGCTGAGATCGCTTTCGATCGAGCCCGCGGCTTTCAAGAGGAAGCCGCCGGAGCGCAGAGCCCGGCGGTGGGGGAGGCCTCAGATGCTGGCGCTTGCGGCGGCGGCCTCGGTGGCGGTTGCCCTTGTTTATTGGGCTGACATGCCGGCGCGGATCGAGGCGGCGTTTGCAAGGCTTGTGGGCGATGATGCTGCGATATCGGCGGGTGAGGCGGCGACAGCCGGAGGGGCTTTGCCGGACGACGGGGCGGCGGCTGCGTCCACCCGGAGCACGACTCCATTGATCCCAGGCGCGGCCGCGCCGAGCCGGGAGATCACCGGTTCCGGTTATGTCGTCGCGCCTGGTATCGCGACCGTCTTTTCCAAATATGAGGGGCGGATCGTCGGCGTCGAGGTCGAGGCCGGCGATCGGGTCGTGGCCGGGCAGGTGCTGGTGCGGCTCGATGATGCCGGGGCGCGTTTTGCGCGTCGCGGCGCGGAGATATCGGGGCGGGCGGCGGCGCTGGCGCTGGAGGCGAGGGAGATTGCGCTTGCTCAGGCGCGGTCATCGCGAGAGCGGGCCGAGCGCTTGGCCGGGCGCGACGCCATGCCGGCCGAGGCGCTGGAAGCGGCGAAGACGGCCTTCGATGCTGCCGACAACGCGGCGGAGCAGGCAAGGCAGGATTTGGAAAAGGCGCGGCTCGATATCGACAAAGCGCGTGAGCGGGTCGAGGCGCTGACCGTGCGGGCGCCGATCTCCGGCACGGTCACGCGGCTCGACGCGCATGCCGGCGACACGGTGCTTTCGCGTGAGGACAGCGTGCGGGAGAATGAGAGCCTGCTCGTCATTGCCGATATGGCGGGCCTGGTGATCGATGCGGATGTGGCGGAGGCCAACATGGCGCTGCTGCGGCCGGGCCTCGAAGGCGAGGCGGTTCTCGACGGTTTTCCCGAGAGGCCTTTCGCGGTGGAGGTGGCGAAGATCGCGCCTGTTATCTCAAGGGAGAAGGGGACGGTGACGCTGCGCCTGAGGCTCACTTTGCCGCCTTCCGGCATGCGGCCTGCGATGGCGGCGCGGATTCGGTTGGTGGTGGGGGAGGATCACCCGCCGGCGTCTTTCGAGGCTCCGGCCGTTGGCCTCCGTACCTCAGGATAA
- a CDS encoding TIGR02594 family protein: MRVILVIVLTAFAVPCEADMFSTASRYKSMHERSISFLGVNPRRTSWCGAFLAYVAKRSFREPPDNPNMARSWIRFGRPVFARSAQRGDVVVIRSGRRFHVSLFDHFDQRRQYVYLFGGNQSNRVQLSRYRASSVVAVRR, encoded by the coding sequence ATGAGGGTTATTCTCGTCATCGTCCTCACGGCGTTTGCCGTGCCCTGTGAGGCAGATATGTTCAGCACGGCGTCCCGATACAAAAGCATGCATGAACGCTCCATCTCCTTCCTCGGCGTCAATCCGAGGCGCACCTCATGGTGCGGGGCGTTCCTGGCCTATGTCGCCAAGCGATCCTTCCGCGAGCCGCCTGACAATCCGAATATGGCGCGCTCCTGGATCAGGTTCGGCAGGCCGGTCTTCGCCCGTTCCGCCCAGCGCGGCGACGTGGTGGTGATCCGCAGCGGCAGGCGTTTCCACGTCAGCCTGTTCGACCATTTCGACCAGCGGCGCCAATACGTCTACCTCTTCGGCGGCAACCAATCGAACCGGGTCCAGCTGTCGCGCTACCGCGCCAGTTCCGTCGTCGCCGTCCGACGATGA
- a CDS encoding ABC transporter ATP-binding protein, with protein MTDTTEPYIALAGVKKSFSIGGETIPIFSGLDLSIPRGDFVAVMGPSGSGKSTLLNMLGGIDRPDAGQIRIGRSHLEQMGEAARAAWRAHSMGIVFQFYNLLPMLNAAENIELPLLLKPLGRKERLARVDTVMELVGLAGRQRQFPSNMSGGQQQRVGIARAIVADPDLILCDEPTGDLDRKSANDILDMLDFLNRELGKTVIMVTHDPEAAAFARRTLTLNKGEFTEGAGR; from the coding sequence ATGACCGATACCACAGAACCCTACATCGCCCTTGCGGGCGTCAAGAAGTCCTTCAGCATCGGCGGGGAGACCATACCGATCTTTTCGGGGCTCGATCTTTCCATTCCGCGCGGGGATTTCGTGGCGGTCATGGGGCCGTCGGGATCGGGGAAATCGACGCTGCTCAATATGCTGGGCGGCATCGACAGGCCGGATGCGGGGCAGATCCGGATCGGGCGCAGTCATCTCGAGCAGATGGGCGAGGCGGCGAGGGCGGCCTGGCGGGCGCATAGCATGGGGATCGTCTTCCAGTTCTACAATCTGCTGCCGATGCTGAATGCGGCTGAGAATATCGAGCTGCCGCTGCTCCTGAAGCCGCTTGGGCGCAAGGAGAGGCTGGCGCGGGTCGACACGGTCATGGAGCTCGTCGGGCTTGCCGGGCGGCAGCGGCAGTTTCCGTCCAACATGTCGGGCGGGCAGCAGCAGCGCGTCGGCATTGCCCGCGCCATCGTCGCCGATCCCGACCTCATTCTCTGCGACGAGCCGACCGGCGATCTCGACCGGAAGTCGGCTAACGATATTCTCGACATGCTTGATTTCCTCAACCGGGAGCTCGGCAAGACCGTCATCATGGTCACGCATGATCCGGAAGCGGCAGCCTTTGCCCGGCGCACGCTCACTCTCAACAAGGGCGAATTCACCGAAGGGGCCGGCCGATGA
- a CDS encoding FtsX-like permease family protein: protein MSSVLKQSFLMIRVNLGSLPRRLWISLSMALSVALVVAVLTGFLAMARGFEAALAGAGSPDIAVILGGGTSQETGSDVPAEAIRSLAAMSGETGVAHDGAGGLALSREIVVPVDIRGGDGADQTLSLRGMDPAGPGLRARAVISEGRLFAPGAREIVVGARIADAFPGFAVGEKVRLGAVDWLVAGHFTSGGSAFESEIWADLEAVQSAFDRQGQMQSLRVRLDGAGGLAALRVRLSGLTGPPLTAVSEADLYAAQAERTESLIRLFGWPIALLMAVGATAGALNTMMSSVSDRAVEIATLRLLGFARLPAFAATWVEAVLLSAAGAALGVVGSHLAFDGWQASTMGANNTRMAFQLVVTPDVILTAGLLGLAVGVIGGALPAMAAARLPLSAALRARG from the coding sequence ATGTCATCAGTGCTCAAGCAGAGTTTTCTCATGATCAGAGTCAATCTTGGCAGCCTGCCGCGGCGGCTTTGGATCTCGCTGTCGATGGCGCTCTCCGTCGCCCTCGTCGTAGCGGTTCTTACGGGCTTTCTCGCCATGGCACGCGGCTTCGAGGCAGCGCTCGCCGGAGCCGGCTCTCCCGATATCGCGGTCATTCTCGGCGGCGGCACCAGCCAGGAGACCGGCTCGGATGTGCCTGCCGAGGCGATCCGCAGCCTGGCTGCCATGAGCGGCGAGACGGGGGTTGCGCATGATGGGGCAGGCGGGCTGGCGCTGTCGCGCGAGATCGTCGTACCCGTCGATATAAGAGGAGGCGACGGCGCCGATCAGACGCTGTCGCTGAGGGGCATGGACCCGGCCGGGCCTGGCCTGCGCGCACGCGCGGTCATTTCCGAAGGGCGGCTCTTTGCACCTGGCGCGCGCGAGATCGTCGTCGGCGCCCGCATCGCTGACGCTTTCCCGGGCTTTGCGGTCGGCGAGAAAGTGCGGCTCGGCGCGGTCGACTGGCTGGTCGCCGGGCATTTCACCTCGGGCGGCAGCGCCTTCGAATCCGAGATCTGGGCCGATCTCGAAGCCGTGCAATCGGCCTTCGACCGGCAGGGACAGATGCAGAGCCTGCGGGTGCGGCTCGATGGTGCTGGCGGACTGGCGGCGCTTCGCGTGCGTCTTTCCGGCCTCACCGGTCCGCCGCTCACGGCTGTCTCCGAGGCTGATCTCTATGCGGCGCAGGCCGAGCGCACCGAGAGCCTGATCCGCCTGTTCGGCTGGCCGATCGCACTTCTGATGGCCGTGGGTGCCACGGCCGGCGCGCTGAATACGATGATGAGTTCGGTCTCCGACCGCGCTGTGGAGATCGCCACGCTCAGGCTCCTGGGCTTTGCGCGTCTGCCCGCCTTTGCTGCGACCTGGGTGGAGGCGGTGCTCTTGTCGGCGGCGGGCGCGGCTCTCGGCGTGGTGGGATCGCACCTGGCTTTCGATGGCTGGCAGGCGAGCACGATGGGGGCGAACAATACGAGGATGGCGTTTCAGCTTGTCGTGACGCCTGATGTGATTTTGACCGCCGGGCTGCTGGGGCTGGCGGTCGGGGTGATCGGCGGCGCCCTGCCGGCGATGGCGGCGGCGCGGCTGCCGCTGAGCGCGGCGTTGCGGGCGAGGGGATAG
- a CDS encoding AraC family transcriptional regulator, whose translation MIFIPLPLVIALLLMILFVAVLRRDEEAAPNRPFLALILLSALQSVLVSLRWGYGVQAVGMVAPVIAAIVPPLAYAGVSRLVKTSRRPLAARIALHAMPAVLILLLVAFWRDAVDIALVLVFVGYTGAILLLMRPGADALRLAPFEGAVPAYRAIIFTAAALCLSAAFDTFVFLDFISAHNDRALMLISTGNLVGLIILGIAAAAASRSRPPAETPETAPRPETSEDKETIATIDALMETRKLYRDANLNLDRLARKAGIPARQISAAINRAMDRNVSQYVNDYRIGEACRLLSGTEKSVTEVMFEVGFQTKSNFNREFRRVTDMTPVSWRQRKG comes from the coding sequence ATGATCTTCATTCCGCTTCCCCTGGTCATCGCCCTCCTGCTCATGATCCTTTTCGTCGCCGTTCTCAGGCGCGACGAGGAGGCGGCGCCGAACCGGCCGTTTCTGGCGCTCATCCTGCTTTCGGCGCTGCAATCCGTTCTCGTCAGCCTGCGCTGGGGTTACGGGGTGCAGGCCGTCGGCATGGTCGCGCCCGTCATTGCGGCGATCGTGCCGCCGCTTGCCTATGCCGGGGTTTCCAGGCTGGTGAAGACGAGCCGGCGGCCGCTTGCGGCCCGGATTGCGCTGCATGCCATGCCCGCCGTCCTCATCCTGCTGCTCGTGGCGTTCTGGCGGGACGCGGTCGACATTGCGCTGGTGCTCGTCTTCGTCGGCTATACCGGCGCCATCCTGCTTCTGATGCGTCCTGGCGCCGACGCGCTGCGGCTTGCGCCCTTCGAAGGGGCGGTGCCCGCCTATCGGGCGATCATCTTCACGGCCGCCGCACTGTGTCTGTCGGCCGCCTTCGATACCTTCGTCTTTCTCGATTTCATCTCGGCGCACAACGACCGCGCCCTGATGCTGATCAGCACCGGAAATCTCGTCGGCCTCATCATCCTCGGCATTGCGGCCGCCGCCGCCAGCCGAAGCCGGCCGCCGGCCGAGACGCCGGAGACCGCGCCGCGCCCCGAAACGAGCGAGGACAAGGAGACGATCGCCACGATCGACGCGCTGATGGAGACGCGGAAGCTCTATCGCGACGCCAATCTCAATCTCGACCGGCTCGCCCGCAAAGCCGGCATCCCCGCCCGCCAGATCTCCGCGGCGATCAACCGGGCGATGGACAGGAACGTCTCGCAATATGTGAACGACTACAGGATCGGCGAAGCCTGCCGGCTGCTTTCCGGCACGGAGAAATCGGTGACCGAGGTAATGTTCGAGGTCGGCTTCCAGACGAAGTCGAACTTCAATAGGGAATTTCGGCGGGTGACGGACATGACGCCGGTTTCCTGGCGGCAGCGGAAGGGGTGA
- a CDS encoding right-handed parallel beta-helix repeat-containing protein: protein MTIYYVNSATGANTNAGTSEDAPFASFSAVEALKLQPGDSVLLAAGSVFNEQFDIKYSGTVSAPITIGSYGIGDAPVIHSPGDGIHSLYASNIVIENIKISDTEGAAIYGGTVSNWTVRNVEIDHTGLSRSGSVTFRTGSNITIENTTINDVNGDGVWIEKINGVTLLNNTVTNAHGTTADAVQINDSSNILVSGNLLDQTGAVTPKGVLTIIRPVDATVEGNTIIGGGFGISAQAGTNIAIHDNDISGYGGYSWSYAIGLGDSGDTRNYDISGNYIHDGAWGVAVSSAGTTSYVRENIDVHNNTFDDLTQAALKVDRPASGAFHDNAIASDVTPYSISPAIIAAGTFPVSNNTTFEDTGLRLASLDVQAAGETVHVTADLTTTGHDGVKDKVALDKAGHANLFDDSVSGETLQLRHFGHGVFDRHEPTPKGGDHDAAADFTDLFADRGGIGESHLLEIADVVSHHGEADAAGVPGHPDGLLH, encoded by the coding sequence ATGACGATCTACTATGTGAATTCAGCGACGGGCGCCAACACCAATGCCGGAACCAGCGAAGACGCGCCTTTTGCGAGCTTCTCCGCGGTGGAAGCCCTGAAGCTGCAGCCGGGCGACAGCGTGCTTTTGGCCGCCGGAAGCGTGTTCAACGAGCAGTTCGATATCAAATATTCCGGCACGGTCAGCGCCCCGATCACCATCGGCAGCTACGGGATCGGCGACGCGCCCGTGATCCATAGCCCCGGCGACGGCATTCACAGCCTCTATGCCTCGAACATTGTGATCGAGAACATCAAGATTTCCGATACGGAGGGCGCGGCGATCTACGGCGGCACGGTTTCGAACTGGACGGTGCGCAATGTCGAGATCGATCACACCGGATTGTCGAGGAGCGGTTCCGTCACCTTCAGGACCGGCTCCAACATCACCATCGAAAACACGACGATCAACGACGTCAACGGCGACGGCGTGTGGATCGAGAAGATCAACGGCGTCACCCTGCTCAACAACACCGTCACCAATGCTCATGGCACGACGGCCGATGCCGTCCAGATAAACGACAGCAGCAACATCCTCGTCAGCGGCAATCTTCTCGACCAGACGGGCGCGGTCACGCCGAAGGGCGTGCTGACGATCATCCGGCCGGTCGACGCCACGGTCGAGGGCAACACCATCATCGGCGGCGGCTTCGGCATCAGCGCGCAGGCCGGCACCAATATCGCCATCCACGACAACGACATATCGGGATATGGCGGCTACAGCTGGTCCTATGCCATCGGTCTCGGCGACTCCGGCGATACGCGCAACTACGACATCTCAGGCAATTACATCCATGACGGCGCCTGGGGCGTGGCGGTCAGTTCGGCCGGCACCACCAGCTACGTCAGGGAAAACATCGACGTGCACAACAACACCTTCGACGACCTGACGCAGGCCGCCCTGAAGGTCGACAGGCCCGCCTCCGGCGCCTTCCACGACAATGCCATCGCCAGCGACGTGACGCCCTACAGCATATCGCCTGCCATCATCGCCGCCGGCACTTTCCCCGTCAGCAACAATACGACCTTTGAAGATACCGGGCTTCGGCTGGCGAGCCTTGATGTCCAGGCCGCCGGGGAGACGGTGCACGTCACCGCCGACCTGACGACTACAGGCCATGACGGCGTGAAAGACAAGGTCGCGCTTGACAAGGCCGGTCACGCCAACCTTTTTGACGACAGCGTATCCGGCGAAACCCTGCAGCTTCGCCATTTCGGTCACGGCGTCTTCGACAGGCACGAACCGACGCCCAAGGGCGGCGATCACGACGCGGCCGCCGATTTCACCGATCTCTTCGCGGACAGGGGAGGTATCGGCGAGTCCCATCTTCTTGAGATCGCCGATGTGGTGTCCCATCATGGCGAGGCGGATGCGGCTGGCGTCCCCGGCCATCCGGACGGCCTCTTGCATTAG
- a CDS encoding right-handed parallel beta-helix repeat-containing protein, with amino-acid sequence MTIYYVNSSTGSDRNSGTGQTSAFATLSKVESLQLKPGDSVLLARGSVFNEQLDIKYSGSGSAPIKFGSYGTGAAPVIHSGADGIHSLYATNIVIENIKIASAGGAAIYGGNVSNWTVRNVEVDKAGLSGKSGSVTFRTGENITIENSKISNVNGDGVWIEKVNGVKFLNNTVTNSHGSVADGVQMNDSSNILISGNHLDQTGATSPKGVLTLIRPVNAVIEDNVLTGGGFGISAQAGKTVTIRDNDISGFKGHSWSFAVALGEMGNAKDYGISGNHIHDGAWGVVVTAPIGSPDYVRANINVHNNTFDDLSGAALKVDRPASGSFHDNTIETGTTATSISPAIQDAHTFPVSNNHIVANVGATTLAATDATAAATTEAVADPAVSAVHDNLKIITETGAAHRGNLLDNDSPDSDTLVLRRFGDEAVGKHGLTLAGKYGEIQVDRDGNYAYTLDEAKLPHHDGHVSENFSYGVDNGNTHHSDTDTLTVFIHKDGFLS; translated from the coding sequence ATGACAATCTACTATGTGAACTCATCGACGGGCTCCGACCGCAACAGCGGAACGGGCCAGACATCGGCTTTTGCGACTTTGTCCAAAGTGGAATCCTTGCAGCTGAAACCGGGCGACAGCGTGCTCCTTGCCAGAGGAAGCGTGTTCAACGAGCAGCTCGATATCAAATATTCCGGCAGCGGAAGCGCACCGATCAAGTTCGGCAGTTACGGCACGGGGGCCGCACCCGTCATCCACAGCGGCGCTGACGGCATTCACAGCCTTTACGCCACGAATATCGTCATCGAAAACATCAAGATAGCGAGCGCCGGCGGTGCGGCCATCTATGGCGGCAACGTATCGAACTGGACAGTGCGCAACGTCGAGGTCGACAAGGCGGGACTGTCGGGTAAATCCGGCTCCGTCACCTTCCGGACCGGTGAGAACATCACCATCGAAAACAGCAAAATATCCAATGTCAACGGCGATGGCGTCTGGATCGAAAAGGTCAACGGCGTCAAATTTCTCAACAACACCGTCACCAACAGCCACGGTAGCGTCGCCGATGGCGTGCAGATGAACGACAGCAGCAATATCCTGATCAGCGGCAATCATCTCGACCAGACGGGCGCCACCAGTCCCAAGGGCGTGCTGACGCTCATCCGGCCTGTCAATGCCGTGATCGAGGACAATGTGCTGACCGGCGGCGGCTTCGGCATCAGCGCGCAGGCGGGCAAGACCGTCACCATCCGCGACAACGACATATCGGGATTCAAGGGCCACAGCTGGTCGTTTGCCGTCGCTCTCGGCGAGATGGGCAATGCGAAGGACTACGGCATCTCGGGCAACCATATTCATGACGGCGCATGGGGCGTTGTCGTCACCGCCCCGATCGGCAGCCCGGATTATGTGCGCGCAAACATCAACGTCCACAACAACACTTTCGACGACCTGTCGGGGGCGGCGCTGAAGGTCGACAGGCCGGCATCCGGCTCCTTCCACGACAATACGATCGAGACCGGCACGACCGCCACCAGCATATCGCCGGCTATCCAGGACGCGCATACCTTTCCCGTCAGCAACAACCATATTGTCGCCAATGTCGGGGCGACGACGCTTGCGGCTACCGATGCCACGGCCGCCGCAACGACAGAGGCCGTAGCGGACCCGGCGGTCTCGGCCGTCCACGACAATCTGAAGATCATCACCGAGACGGGCGCTGCCCATCGCGGCAATCTTCTCGACAATGACAGCCCTGATAGTGACACCCTCGTGCTTCGCCGCTTCGGGGATGAGGCCGTCGGCAAGCACGGCCTGACGCTCGCCGGCAAATACGGCGAGATCCAAGTCGACAGGGACGGCAACTATGCCTACACGCTCGACGAGGCGAAGCTGCCCCACCATGACGGCCATGTGAGCGAGAACTTCAGCTACGGGGTCGACAACGGGAACACGCATCACAGCGACACGGACACGCTGACCGTCTTCATCCATAAGGATGGCTTTCTAAGCTGA
- a CDS encoding PAS domain-containing methyl-accepting chemotaxis protein, giving the protein MDILDRGANAVAVLASLSKSQAMIEFDLTGRILTANGNFCRALGYELSEIVGQHHSMFVEKAYASSAEYKAFWAKLAAGSYDQQQYKRIGKGGREVWIEASYNPVIRRGKPVKVIKIATDITSQKLIAAEDSGKLDALSRAQAIIEFTPEGEILAANENFLNALGYSLSEIKGRHHSMFCEPAYAASQEYKAFWPSLAAGKLAADEFMRIGKGGRKVFIQASYNPIFDMNGKVFKVVKFATDVTPRVENVEQLAACLTNLSNGDLSQTIASPFIPSLERLRTDFNSASDKLKHAMATVADNAKAISSSSEEIGSAADDLAKRTEQQAASVEQTAAALEEITTTVKDASKRAGEAGELVTHTKAHAEHSGQVVKDAIEAMDQIENSSREISNIIGVIDEIAFQTNLLALNAGIEAARAGEAGKGFAVVAMEVRELAQRSASAAKEIKTLITASSGHVATGVTLVSKAGSALEEIATQVHDINGNVVAIVKASREQSTALAEVNRAVNTVDQSTQQNAAMVEEQTAASHSLAREASALFELLSHFRFDDAPRGTNVSALSDIKSASPKPFQRPRPARSHGSAAVAEGWQDF; this is encoded by the coding sequence GTGGATATTCTTGATCGTGGTGCGAATGCCGTTGCCGTTCTTGCTTCACTCTCCAAATCCCAGGCGATGATCGAATTCGATCTCACGGGCAGGATTTTGACGGCGAACGGGAATTTCTGCCGCGCGCTCGGATATGAACTCTCCGAAATCGTCGGCCAGCACCACAGCATGTTTGTCGAGAAGGCTTACGCATCATCCGCCGAATACAAGGCCTTCTGGGCCAAGCTCGCCGCCGGCAGCTACGATCAGCAGCAGTACAAGCGCATCGGCAAGGGCGGGCGCGAAGTGTGGATCGAGGCTTCCTACAATCCGGTGATCCGCCGCGGCAAGCCGGTCAAGGTGATCAAGATCGCCACCGACATCACCAGCCAGAAGCTGATCGCGGCCGAAGACTCGGGCAAGCTCGATGCGCTCTCGCGCGCCCAGGCGATCATCGAGTTCACGCCGGAGGGCGAGATCCTCGCCGCCAACGAGAATTTCCTGAATGCGCTCGGCTACTCGCTTTCGGAGATCAAGGGCCGGCATCATTCGATGTTCTGCGAACCGGCCTATGCCGCATCGCAGGAATACAAGGCATTCTGGCCGAGCCTTGCCGCCGGCAAGCTCGCCGCCGACGAATTCATGCGCATCGGCAAAGGCGGCCGCAAGGTTTTCATCCAGGCCTCCTACAATCCGATCTTCGACATGAACGGAAAGGTCTTCAAGGTCGTCAAATTCGCGACCGACGTGACGCCGCGCGTCGAAAACGTCGAACAGCTCGCCGCCTGCTTGACGAATCTGTCGAACGGCGATCTCTCGCAGACGATCGCATCACCCTTCATTCCGTCGCTGGAGCGCCTGCGCACCGATTTCAACAGCGCCTCCGACAAGCTCAAGCATGCGATGGCGACCGTTGCCGACAATGCCAAGGCGATCTCCTCGAGCTCGGAGGAGATCGGCAGCGCTGCCGACGATCTGGCCAAACGAACCGAACAGCAGGCCGCTTCCGTCGAGCAGACGGCCGCGGCTCTGGAAGAGATCACCACCACCGTCAAGGATGCGAGCAAGCGCGCCGGCGAGGCGGGCGAGTTGGTGACCCACACCAAGGCCCATGCGGAGCATTCGGGCCAGGTGGTGAAGGACGCCATCGAAGCCATGGACCAGATCGAAAATTCGTCGCGCGAGATTTCCAACATCATTGGCGTCATCGACGAGATCGCCTTCCAGACCAACCTCTTGGCGCTGAATGCCGGCATCGAGGCGGCCCGCGCCGGCGAAGCCGGCAAGGGCTTTGCGGTCGTCGCCATGGAGGTGCGCGAGCTGGCGCAGCGCTCCGCCAGCGCCGCCAAGGAGATCAAGACGCTGATCACCGCCTCCAGCGGCCATGTCGCCACCGGCGTGACGCTGGTCAGCAAGGCCGGCAGCGCGCTCGAGGAAATCGCCACGCAGGTTCACGATATCAACGGCAATGTCGTCGCGATCGTCAAAGCCTCGCGCGAACAGTCCACCGCGCTCGCCGAAGTCAACCGTGCCGTCAACACCGTCGACCAGAGCACGCAGCAGAACGCCGCCATGGTCGAGGAACAGACCGCCGCCAGCCACAGCCTCGCCCGCGAGGCCTCAGCCCTTTTCGAACTCCTCAGCCATTTCCGCTTCGACGACGCGCCGAGAGGGACCAATGTCTCGGCCCTTTCCGACATCAAGTCGGCCTCGCCGAAGCCGTTCCAGCGGCCCCGCCCGGCAAGATCCCACGGCTCGGCCGCCGTGGCGGAAGGCTGGCAGGATTTTTGA